The following proteins are encoded in a genomic region of Gossypium hirsutum isolate 1008001.06 chromosome D05, Gossypium_hirsutum_v2.1, whole genome shotgun sequence:
- the LOC121217736 gene encoding uncharacterized protein: protein MGFIYEAVDRAKRAIQQNCRYFTEYEKIIDNRWNFMHSDLHSAGYFLNPQFQFGVEHSENVLIETLEGTRSVIERLEPSMDTQVRMVNQLLLFRDKHETFGTPQAQRAWKQMNPAEWWMIYGTCVPELQKLAIKVLSQTTSASNCERNWSTFSYIHTKARNRLKYKKLEKLVFTYYNMRLKMRHQQRMSTDDINASFNPISLDYIFEDVDPLSEWLHEKENPLLDGENAGVLPVDTSDDEMDVDQSQQQILSHSSSSSTPSQSGDGPDGGGLSPIDEDDGYSGDRGEIRSSSQYGGEYGGGTTGGHFRDRSEFDGNMFPEPRRDRSEPRAPSKGKGKKHTSIGSSSGSGRRSSSSNLGYSDSSTSTQGFYPPEQPSHGYPQPYGYYPPFPNYGVPYQPQMYPPPPMYHPPPPFMYPPPQIYPPYQLNENQGENVAFFGYIFGQRPRESSQERSQSEGEGFDLPRHSTNW from the exons ATGGGCTTTATTTATGAGGCTGTTGATAGGGCTAAACGAGCAATTCAACAAAATTGTCGATATTTCACAGAGTATGAAAAGATTATTGAcaatagatggaattttatgcATTCCGACTTGCATTCAGCTG gttattttctcaACCCTCAATTTCAATTTGGGGTGGAGCATTCTGAGAATGTATTAATAGAAACATTAGAAGGTACACGATcagtaattgaaagattagaacCTTCTATGGATACTCAAGTCAGAATGGTTAATCAG TTGTTATTATTTAGAGATAAACATGAGACATTCGGTACTCCACAAGCACAAAGAGCTTGGAAGCAAATGAATCCGG cTGAGTGGTGGATGATATATGGCACATGTGTTCCcgaattacaaaaattagcaattaaagtgCTTAGTCAAACAACTTCAGCATCAAATTGCGAACGAAATTGGAGCACATTTAGTTATATTCACACCAAGGCAAGAAATAGGTTAAagtataaaaaacttgaaaaactagTGTTTACCTATTATAATATGAGGCTTAAGATGAGGCATCAACAAAGAATGAGCACTGATGATATAAATGCTAGTTTTAATCCTATCAGCCTTGATTATATCTTTGAAGATGTTGATCCACTATCAGAATGGCTTCATGAGAAAGAGAATCCATTGTTAGATGGTGAAAATGCCGGTGTGTTGCCTGTGGATACCTCTGAtgatgaaatggatgttgatCAATCGCAACAACAAATTTTGTCTCATTCAAGTTCTAGTTCAACTCCAAGTCAGAGTGGCGATGGACCCGATGGTGGTGGTTTAAGTCCAATTGATGAGGATGACGGATATAGTGGTGATAGAGGTGAAATTAGGTCTTCTAGTCAGTATGGAGGAGAATATGGGGGTGGTACCACTGGTGGACATTTTCGTGACAGATCAGAGTTTGATGGAAATATGTTTCCTGAACCTAGGAGAGATAGAAGTGAACCTAGAGCTCCATCAAAGGGAAAAGGCAAGAAGCATACTTCTATAGGCTCTTCATCTGGTAGTGGTAGGAGATCGAGTTCTAGTAACCTTGGGTATAGTGATTCATCTACTAGCACTCAAGGTTTTTATCCACCAGAACAACCTTCACATGGTTATCCACAACCATATGgttattatccaccatttcctaATTATGGTGTGCCATACCAGCCTCAAATGTATCCTCCTCCACCAATGTATCACCCACCTCCACCTTTCATGTATCCTCCTCCTCAAATATATCCTCCATATCAATTGAATGAAAACCAAGGTGAAAATGTTGCtttttttggatatatttttggaCAAAGGCCAAGAGAATCAAGTCAAGAACGCTCCCAAAGTGAAGGTGAAGGATTTGATCTTCCTCGTCATTCCACTAATTGGTGA
- the LOC121217084 gene encoding uncharacterized protein, whose protein sequence is MPPREEFPTKGLEGAPSNDIGWHFGTLVPNARGSIVCKLCGKVVKGGITRLKEHIAHKTGNVAPCPNVTGVIRESMMNVLKESNTKKIDKKRRKDEFLSQLIEEEDEHEGFIDEVSAIRQATRESIQSQHEWHRREEFRRSTGGWDNIYEEGRSSHGSAREHNRERTSKSILVATEVGQGVKLPTPYEVSDVYLESEYQRVHDWVNVLKTHWKELGATLMCDGWTNSLNQMHIINFLVYCSKGTIFWKSVDVSSVRSRYAEFYYRLLDSVVEEIGENYIVQIVTDNEAAMKAAGKKLMLKRQHLYWTSCAAHCLDLCLEDIGKKPSVAKVLDEAKKVTCFIYNHIWTVDLMKKNLKNQNGESKSQGLLMKPKKLFWEKIFGKKPMTS, encoded by the exons atgccACCACGTGAAGAGTTCCCGACTAAAGGATTGGAGGGTGCACCAAGTAATGATATAGGTTGGCACTTTGGAACTCTAGTGCCAAATGCGAGAGGAAGTATCGTATGTAAACTTTGTGGTAAAGTTGTGAAAGGAGGAATAACACGACTGaaagagcacattgctcataaaaccggcaatgttgcaccatgccctaatgttactg gtGTCATTAGAGAAAGTATGATGAATGTACTAAAAGAAAGCAACacaaagaaaatagacaaaaagaggagaaaagatgAATTCTTATCTCAATTAATAGAAGAAGAGGATGAGCATGAGGGATTCATTGATGAGGTTTCTGCTATAAGGCAAGCAACTCGAGAAAGTATCCAATCACAACACGAGTGGCATAGAAGGGAAGAATTCAGACGAAGTACTGGTGGTTGGGATAACATTTATGAAGAAGGGCGATCTTCTCATGGATCAGCTAGAGAACATAATAGAGAAAGAACAAGTAAATCTATTCTAG tggCAACAGAAGTTGGACAAGGTGTAAAGCTCCCAACACCTTATGAGGTTTCAGATGTGTATTTGGAGTCAGAGTATCAACGAGTTCATGATTGGGTAAATGTACTAAAGACTCATTGGAAAGAATTGGGTGCAACTCTAATGTGTGATGGTTGGACCAACAGTTTGAATCAAATGCACATCATTAATTTCCTTGTTTATTGCAGTAAAGGAACCATTTTTTGGAAATCGGTAGATGTCTCAAGTGTCCGTAGTAGATATGCTGAATTCTACTACCGTTTGTTAGATTCAGTTGTAgaagaaattggagaaaattacatTGTCCAAATAGTGACTGATAATGAGGCAGCAATGAAAGCTGCTGGAAAAAAGTTAATGTTGAAAAGACAACATCTATATTGGACCTCATGTGCAGCTCACTGTTTAGATTTATGCCTTGAAGATATTGGGAAAAAGCCCAGTGTAGCAAAAGTGTTAGATGAGGCAAAGAAAGTGACTTGCTTTATATACAATCACATTTGGACTGTTGATTTGATGAAGAA gaatttaaagaatcaaaatgggGAAAGCAAAAGTCAGGGCCTGCTTATGaagccaaaaaaattgttttgggaaaagatttttggaaaaaagCCAATGACCTCATAA